The Streptomyces sp. NBC_00459 DNA segment GCTCCGTCACCTGGAGGAGCTCCTCCAGGTTGCCCGCCGTCACCGTACGACGCCTCATTCGACGATGATCTCCTCGAACACGATCGTGACCGACTCGGTGGCCGGAGACGACTCGCCCGCCTTCAGGGACGGGCCCTCCCACTTGGAGGCCCAGCCCTGCATCAGCTGGATACGGCGGACCGTGTTGCCCTCGGTGTCCTTGATCTCGATGGTGAGGTTCTGCCGCGCGGAGTTCACGGCCCCGTTGTTCAGGGTTTCCTTGATCCACTTGGTGAACTCGCTGCTCTGGTCGAGTCCCCGGGTGATCGTGATCTCACCGGCCTGGCGGGCGCCGGGCTGCTTGCGGATGATCTGCTTGCCCTCCGCGCTGACCTGCTTGACCTCGACGACCTCCTCCTCGACGGTCAGTCCGCTGATCTCCTGGATCGACTCGACCAGATAGCCGCCGAGTTGCACGCCGAAGACGTGGGTGGAAAGAGCATCGCCCGTTGCCATGACTGTCTGTCACCTTTCCTTACGGGTCTTTTCTCTTCTGCTCTGCTTCTCTACCGACCCGTGGTCACTCGTCGATGAGGCTGGTGCTGTCGGAGAACTGGGCCAGCCGGAACACCACGAACTCCGCGGGCTTGACCGGCGAGACGCCGATCTCACAGATGACCCGGCCCTGGTCGATGGACTCCGACGGGTTGTTGTCGCGGTCGCACTTGACGTAGAACGCCTCCTCGGCCGTACGGCCGAACAGCGCGCCCCGGCGCCATTCCTCGGTGAGGAACGCGGTGACGTTGCGCCGGATGCTGGACCACAGTCGGTCGTCGTTCGGCTCGAAGACCACCCACTGGGTGCCCAACAGGATGGACTCTTCGAGGTAGTTGAAGAGTCGGCGCACGTTCAGGTAGCGCCAGGCCGGGTCGGAGGAGAGGGTGCGGGCGCCCCAGATGCGGATGCCGCGGCCGGGGAAGGCCCGTACGCAGTTGACGCCGATCGGGTTGAGCAGGTCCTGCTCGCCCTTGCTGAGCCGGAGTTCGAGGTCCACCGCGCCGCGGATGACCTCGTTGGCGGGCGCCTTGTGCACACCGCGCTCGCCGTCGCTGCGCGCCCACACGCCGGCGACGTGACCGCTCGGCGGGACGGTGGTGTTGCGTCCGGTGGCCGGGTCGAAGACGCGCACCCAGGGGTAGTAGAGGGTGGCGTAGCGGGAGTCGTAGCCGGCCTCGTCGTTGCGCCAGGCGCGCACCTGCTGGGCGCCCAGGCCGGGCGGGGTGTCCAGGACGGCGACGCGGTCGCCCATCTGCTCGCAGTGCGAGATCACCGCGAGCTGCACGGTGCGTACGCCCTCGGCGTCGATGTCGCCGCGCTGGTAGGCGCTCATCAGGTCCGGCACCGCGACCATGGTGATCTCGTCGATGGTCTCCAGGCCGCCGAACCCGGTACGGGCGGCGGCGTCACCGACGTACTCCGCCGGGTTGAGGCGGGCCACCTCGCCGGAGCCGTTCGCGCTGGGCGCGGCCGGGGCGTCGGGCACCGCGAGGGTCTGGGCGGCGGGCCTGGTCTGGGCGGCGGACTGCTGCTCGGTGACCTGGATCAGCTTGGAGGCGCGGGCCTGGCTGACCAGGTAGCCCTTGACGTTCTTGCGGGTGGAGGCCTCGTACGTCTCCGCGACCTGGTCGCCCTGGCGGACCAGGACCTTGAAGCGGTCCTCGGGCGGGTTCTCGCCGTCCGCGTCGGCGACCTCGACCGACACCCCGGTGACGCCGGGCTTCGCGGCGATGAGGAAGCCGCCGAGGGCCACCGGCTCCGCCGCCTTGTTGCCGCGCCGGCCGCCGTCGACCGCCGGGGCGGAGGCGTCCTCGGCCTGGCCGCCGATCCGCACGACGTACGCGGCGCCGCCGCCGTTGGCGAAGTAGCCGTGGACCGAGAGCGGCAGATAGGTGCCTTCGGTGAAGCCGCCGAACGTCTGGGTGTACTGGTCCCAGCTGGTGACCAGCGTCGGTGTGTGGAACGGGCCGTTCTCGGCGAATCCCACGAACGCGGCGACGGCCGTGCCGACCCCTTCGATGGGTCGGGCACCGGACTGCACCTCCTCCACGTACACACCCGGGGTGAGGTACGTCGGCATGCTCGCTCCTTCGCGTCCTACGGGTCGGTCACATGTGTCCAGGGCGAGTCTGCGCGAGGGTCCGCCAGGGCGGCAGGGCCTCGGGGACCTGGCCAGGGGCAGGATCAGTGCCTTTCGTTGCCCACTCCAACTGACCGGCCGCCGCCCCGACTTGCCCTCGCTCTGCCCCTGCGGGCCTGGACGGGGCACTCGTCGGGGCGGTCCACTGGGGGTCGCAGGAGGGCTGCGCCGACGAGGAGGCAACGAATTGCGGACGTCCGGGGCGCACGCCGAGCAGCACGAGCACCGGCAGGCCACGCGCGGCCCGGCCCCCGCCCGCCAGGAGACCTCCGGCAGCCCCGCCGTACCGCCGCCGCTCACCGCCGACGGGCTCCGCGCGGCCCAGCGCGGCGCGGGAAACGCCGCGGTGACCGCGATGATCGCCCGCCGTGCCCGTCCGGCGCCCGTGACGGAGCAACCGGACCACGGTGTGGACCAGGTCCTGGGCTCCGCCGGCAAACCCCTCGCCGCGCCGGTGCGCCAGGACATGGAGTCCCGGTTCGGCACCGACTTCTCCGACGTACGACTGCACACCGGGGCCGCCGCCACCCGCTCGGCCCGTGCCATCGGGGCCCGCGCCTACACCTCCGGCAGCCATGTCGTCCTCGGTGCCGGTGGCCGCGACAAGCACACCCTCGCCCACGAACTCACCCATGTCGTCCAGCAGCGCAACGGTCCGGTGTCGGGCACCGACCACGGCAACGGGCTCAAGATCTCCGACCCGTCGGACAAGTTCGAACGAGCCGCCGAGGCCAACGCGCACAAGGTCATGTCCGGGCCGGTGCCGGACGTGCAGCGGGCGCCGGAGGCGGCCGGGCACAAGGCGGGGGCGGCGGGCGCGGGCATGGCCGAGGCGGACATGGTGCAGCGGGCCAGCAGCACCACGCTGGAGAACGCGACCGTGACGCACTACCAGCCCACCAAGCCGGGCGCCCAGCACGCCCAGAACCTCCCCATCCAGCGTCCCAAGACTGTGACCGGTCCCGTCATCCCGACGGCCACGTCGGGCCGGGGCCAGGCGCCGAACCCGATCGCGGTCAAGAAGCTCCACACGGCCTACAAGAACGCGAAGGGCAAGCGTGGGGCACCCTCCGAGGCGGACGTCTGGAAGGATCTGTTCGGCGGGGCGGGCTACGACCGCGGGCACGTCATGGGTCTCGAGGTCGGCGGCAGCGACAAGACGGAGAACATCGTCCCCCAGTGGTCCCTGAACCAGGGCACCGGCATGTGGCGCAAGATCGAACAGGCGCTGGTGGGGGTGGGCACGGGCAACCTCACCTTCGAGGTGATCTACGAGACGAACACGGGCAACCACCGCCATGTGATGACCCCGATCAGGATCGACATCTACCTCGACAGCCACTCCACCACCACGACCTACCGCGAGTGGACGAACGAACCGGACGTCAACGACCTGATGCGGGCGGGCCGGGACCCGAGCGACGCGGCGGACTTCTACACGGAGACCAAGCAGGCACTGGGTGCGAACCCGACGCTGACCGAGAAGCAGATGCAGGAATTCGCCCGGTCGGCGATCGCCCAGGACAAGGCCACCTTCCTCGCGTACAAGGACTACGAGGACGGCAGTGCGGCAGGCCAGACCCCCGCGACCAGTTCCGCCGCCGCGCACGCGCAGGGCATGACCTTCTCGGACATCTCCAAGGACCGCCGGGACAAGCTGATCGAGTCGTACATCGCCGCGGGCTGGGTGACCAAGAGCGGCTCCAAGGACACCGCGATCTACACCCTGAACGACGTCCCGGCTCCCGCGCCCGACAGCGACACCGAGAGCAGCGGCTCCAGCAGCGAGTCCGACGCCGAGATGGCCGACGATTTCCAGCCGCCGGCGCCGGGACAGCCGTTCGCCAGCATGCAGTTCGACTCGCAGGGCAGCGGTACCGACTCGGACTACGAGGACAAGATGTCCACCGGCGCCTAGGCCCACGGCCGGGTTCGCGGCCGGGTTCGCGGCTAGGCCCCGGTCGCCTCCGCCGTGTACGGCCCGAACTCGCCCTCCAGTACCAGCCGCCCCAGCTTGCGGTACTCCTGCGCGACCGCCGTCACCAGCTGCCGCATGGTGAGCGGGCTGCCGGACTCCGCCGCGAGGTAGGCAGCGGTCACCGCGCAGGCGCGGATGGAGCCGCCGGCGAGTTCGAAGCGGTCGGCGCAGAAGGCGAGGTCGAGGTCGTCGGCGCGGGGCAGGCGGTCGCCCAGGCAGCGCTCCCACAGGGCGAGGCGCTGGCCCGAGTCGGGCACCGGGAAGTCGGCCACCACGTCGAGGCGGCGGGTGAACGCCTCGTCCAGGTTGGCCCGCAGGTTGGTGGTCAGCACCGCGATGCCGTCGAACGACTCCATGCGCTGCAGCAGATACGCCGACTCGATGTTGGCGTGCCGGTCGTGCGCGCCCTTCACCTCCGAGCGCTTGCCGAAGATCGCGTCGGCCTCGTCGAAGAGCAGCACCGCGTTGACCGCGGAGGCCTCGGTGAAGATCCGCTCCAGGTTCTTCTCGGTCTCCCCGATGTACTTGTCCACAACTGTGGACAGGTCCACCACATACAGGTCCATGCCCAGGTCGGCGGCGACGACCTCGGCGGACATCGTCTTGCCGGTGCCCGACTCGCCGGCGAACAGCGCGATCACGCCGCGCCCCCGGCCGCCGCCGGGCCGCATCCCCCACTGCCCGAGCACCTGCTCACGGTGGCGGGCGCGCAGCGCGAGTTCGCGCAGCCGCCGGTCCGTGGTGGGCGGCAGCACCAGATCGTCCCAGCCGACGCCCGGCTCCACCCGGCGGGCGAGCCGGTCGAGCCCCGCGCCGTTCTGGGCCCGTACGGCGGTGCGCAGATCGTCGGGGCGGACCGGGCGGTCCGCGAGGGCGGCCGTGCGCACCGCCACATCGGCGGCACGGCGCAACTGCCCGGAGTCCAGGCGGTGCGCGGCGACCGCCTCGGCGAGGGCTTCCACGTCGCCGATCACCACGCCGTCACCCGCGGCATCGTCGAGGGCGTACCGCCAGCGCGCGGCCTGCCGTTCGGGCGAGGGCGCCGGCACGGTCAGGACGACGGGGGTGTCGGCGGCCCACTCCGGGGCCCAGCCGACGGTGCCGTGCGTGAACAGGGGGATGCCCCGCAGCGCCGCGCACAACGCCCCGAGCGTGCGGGCCCGTTCGGCGGGTTCGCCGGGCAGCGCCTCCAGGGGTCCGAGGACGACCCCGGCGCCGGTCAGACGGGCTTCGAGGGCGGCGATCCGGGCGAGTTCCGGTACGTCGCCGGGGCGCCGGGAGAGCGCCGTCGCGTCCAGGACGAGCGGGCGCAGCCCGGCCGCGCTCAGGGCGGCGGTGGCCAGCCCCGCGGCGTCGCCACCCCGGCTGCGCAGATGGACGAGGCCGACGCCGGTCCCGGCGGCGGACGCCGTCCGGTGGACGTCCGTCGTCTCGGCGGTCGGGTCCTCACGGGCCTCGCCGAGCACCCCGGCGAGCCTGGCGTCGGGCCGGGCGCTGCCCAGCAGATGCCCGGTCACCCGGTCGGGCACCGCCAACACCCTTGACAGCGGCGGCCGTTCGGGCTCGGTGACCTCCACCAGACCGCCCGCGACCAGCGGCGACCCGGGAGCGAGCCGGAACCGGGCGGCTGCCGCCCCGCCCAGCCCGCACAGCTCCAGGGCGAGCCCGACCGTGGGCCGACGGCGGGTCAGGTCGTCGTTGAGATAGCCGTAGAGCCGCTCGAACCGCGCGTCGAGGTCGGGTGCCACCGCGACCAGGAGCAGGTCCAGATCCAGCGGGGACAGCCCGAACCGCTGGGCGAGGCCGTCGAGTACGGACCCGGCGGGCGGCTGGCGGGGCTCGTGCGCGGGCACGTCGAGACCACCCGGCTCGTCCAGGATGCGGGCGACCGCGTCGGGGGTGAGGTACTGCCCGCGATACGGGTCGTCGGGATCGGGATCGGCGGCACGGCGGACAGCCACGGCATGCCGCACCCGCTCCTCGACCAACCGCAGCCGCGCCCACAGGTGTTCCACACCGGCGGACACGGGGTCGGCGTCGACGGACACTCGGTCAGGGCCGACCACGACCACGGGTTCGACGGTGTGCGTCACGGCTGGCGGTCCCCTCGGCGGCGGCGACGGGCTGGGGCGGATCCCCGTTCTCGCGGGCCGGCGAAGCCGCCGTCCGGGCCCGGGTCGGTCGCCTCCTGGTAGCGCAGCCGGCGGCCCGGCGTCGTCTCTCCGCTCTCGCTACGGGTGGCCGAGCGCACGACGAGGCCTTCGGTGACCGGCGGCGCGGTCACCGTGGTCACACCGGCGAGCGGCGCGCTCACCCGTATCTGGAGCGAGGCCTTCAGCTCGCCGCCGAGCGCCGACCACACGTCGGCGGCGGCCGGTGCGTCGAGCCGGGTCCCGCCGGCGTCCAGTCCCACCGCCAGGCCGAGCTCGGCGAGCGTGCCGGTGAGCAGGCGGGCGGGCAGGGTGTCGCGGGCCACCAGGGTCGCCAACACCTGCGAGAGCAGGCGGTGTTCGTCCTGCGGGCGGCTCGCCCATGCCGTGACCAGGTACGTCAGCTCGAACCAGCGGGGCGGGGTGCGCCGCGCCACCAGATGGCCGTCGGCGTCGTACACCTCACCGGCGCCGCTGCCGCGCCGGACGGCGTCCTCCCGGATGTCGTAGAGGAAGACGCAGACGGTGGGGGCGCTGCGGCGTGCGGCCCAGTCCCGGGTGGGGGCGTCGAGGACCACTTCGACGCCCGACGCCTCCAGGCCGGACTCGCCGAGCAGCCGGCGCAGCCCCTCGTCGACCTCGTGGATCACCGGCGGGTCACCTCGTCGGGCGGCTGGACGGTCCCGCTGACCACCAGGAAGTCGGTCTTCACCGGTGAGAACCCGGGGCCCCTGGCGGTGATGACGCGCGGTCCGGTCTGGTCCTTGGCGAGGATGAGCAACTGGCCGATGAAGGTGCCGTCCCGCTTCGGCACGGTCGGTGCCGCCGCCGCGGTGATCCCCGGATTCCAGGTGAACCGCACCGGCGCTCCCGGCGGGAAGTCCTTGCCGCGCACCGAGGTGACGAAGCCGGGCTTGCCGACGTTCGGCACCGCGACGATGCGGGGCTGGAGGATGCGCAGCCGCAGCCGGGCGGTGTTGTCGCCCTTGTCGGCGTCCGTGCCGGTGGTGGTGAGCAGGCCGGTGACGTTGCCGGTCAGCGCCTTGTCCGGGCTGAGGACGACCCGGACCACGGTGCTCGCGCGCGGCTCCAGGTCCGGCAGCGCGCACACCCAGGACGTGTCGCAGCCCGCCGGCGGCCCGCTGTCCGGGATGCCGTTGGGCAGGCCGACACGCAGCCGCAGCCCGGTCGCGAGCGCGTTGCGGCCGTTGCGGACGGTGTAGGTCACCACGACGCGTCCGCCGACGTAGCCCGGGTTGGGCTGGGCGGTGACCTTCACGCCGGGTCCGGCGTCCGGCGCGGGCGGCTCGGCGGGCACGGACGGTTCGGTGGGTTCGGCCGGCACGGTGGGCACTGTGGGCACGGTCATCGTGGGCGTCGGGGTCGGGGTCGGCGGGGCCTCGCGCACCGGGACCACGGTCCGGCCGGCGTTGTCGCTGGGCTCGGGGTCCAGGACCGTGCCGGTGACCGACCAGTCGACGGGCTGGTCTCCTGTGGTGAGGCCGGTGAGGGTGACGCTCACCGTGACGGTGGTGCCGGGCCGCACCACGCCGACAACGCACTGCAGGGAGGCGGCGTCGCAGGTACCGCCGGGCCAGGTCACCGTGGTGACCTGCACACCGGCCGGCGGGGCGATGGTCAGCGTGGTGCCGGGCGAGGCGGCGGGCCCGTTGTTCACGACGTCCACCTGGACGGTCGTGGACCCGCCGACGATGACCTCGGGCGTGGTGCCGGGCGCCCGCACGGCGAGGTTCACCGACTGCTGGACGCTGGGTTCCTTCTGCCGGCCCGGGAGCGTACTGGTGAGCGGGGTCAGGTCGCCGGAGTCGACGTCCAACAGGCTCAGTTTTTCAGGGCTGTTGGCGGCCACGGCGGCCCGTGAGCTGATCACCAGGCTCGTGCCGTCGGCCGTCCAGGCGGCGTCGCGCGGCTGGAAGGGACCGGTGGCCGAGGTGTCCGGCAGCTGCCGGCCGCAGGCGCCGGGCAGGTCGCGGGCGGCTGCGGGGGTCAGCACCCGGCAGTCGTCGCCCGACAGGGAGGTCAGAAGGATGCCGTCGCGTCGGTCGACCGCGCCGCCGCCGCTCTTGCGGTTGAAGGCGATGCCGGTCCCGTCCGGCGAGAACGCCGGGCTGTCGTCGATGACCTCGCAGGCGCCCGGGCAGATCCTGGAACTCAGGTCGCGCTGCCGGGTCAGGTCGTTCACGGGCACGGTCCAGATGTGCTTGTTGCCGCCGCCCCCGTCGATCACCTCGCTGCGGGTGAAGGCCAGGGTGGTGCCGTCGGAGGACCAGGTGGGCTGGGCGTCACGGCCCGTCTGCTCCCCGGCCGGCGGAGTGACCTCGCCGGTGATCGCCCCGGTGGTCGCGTCCGCGACGAGGATCCGGCTGGGACCGGCGGCCTCACCGACACCGC contains these protein-coding regions:
- a CDS encoding ATP-binding protein — translated: MSVDADPVSAGVEHLWARLRLVEERVRHAVAVRRAADPDPDDPYRGQYLTPDAVARILDEPGGLDVPAHEPRQPPAGSVLDGLAQRFGLSPLDLDLLLVAVAPDLDARFERLYGYLNDDLTRRRPTVGLALELCGLGGAAAARFRLAPGSPLVAGGLVEVTEPERPPLSRVLAVPDRVTGHLLGSARPDARLAGVLGEAREDPTAETTDVHRTASAAGTGVGLVHLRSRGGDAAGLATAALSAAGLRPLVLDATALSRRPGDVPELARIAALEARLTGAGVVLGPLEALPGEPAERARTLGALCAALRGIPLFTHGTVGWAPEWAADTPVVLTVPAPSPERQAARWRYALDDAAGDGVVIGDVEALAEAVAAHRLDSGQLRRAADVAVRTAALADRPVRPDDLRTAVRAQNGAGLDRLARRVEPGVGWDDLVLPPTTDRRLRELALRARHREQVLGQWGMRPGGGRGRGVIALFAGESGTGKTMSAEVVAADLGMDLYVVDLSTVVDKYIGETEKNLERIFTEASAVNAVLLFDEADAIFGKRSEVKGAHDRHANIESAYLLQRMESFDGIAVLTTNLRANLDEAFTRRLDVVADFPVPDSGQRLALWERCLGDRLPRADDLDLAFCADRFELAGGSIRACAVTAAYLAAESGSPLTMRQLVTAVAQEYRKLGRLVLEGEFGPYTAEATGA
- a CDS encoding eCIS core domain-containing protein; its protein translation is MRTSGAHAEQHEHRQATRGPAPARQETSGSPAVPPPLTADGLRAAQRGAGNAAVTAMIARRARPAPVTEQPDHGVDQVLGSAGKPLAAPVRQDMESRFGTDFSDVRLHTGAAATRSARAIGARAYTSGSHVVLGAGGRDKHTLAHELTHVVQQRNGPVSGTDHGNGLKISDPSDKFERAAEANAHKVMSGPVPDVQRAPEAAGHKAGAAGAGMAEADMVQRASSTTLENATVTHYQPTKPGAQHAQNLPIQRPKTVTGPVIPTATSGRGQAPNPIAVKKLHTAYKNAKGKRGAPSEADVWKDLFGGAGYDRGHVMGLEVGGSDKTENIVPQWSLNQGTGMWRKIEQALVGVGTGNLTFEVIYETNTGNHRHVMTPIRIDIYLDSHSTTTTYREWTNEPDVNDLMRAGRDPSDAADFYTETKQALGANPTLTEKQMQEFARSAIAQDKATFLAYKDYEDGSAAGQTPATSSAAAHAQGMTFSDISKDRRDKLIESYIAAGWVTKSGSKDTAIYTLNDVPAPAPDSDTESSGSSSESDAEMADDFQPPAPGQPFASMQFDSQGSGTDSDYEDKMSTGA
- a CDS encoding phage tail protein, translating into MATGDALSTHVFGVQLGGYLVESIQEISGLTVEEEVVEVKQVSAEGKQIIRKQPGARQAGEITITRGLDQSSEFTKWIKETLNNGAVNSARQNLTIEIKDTEGNTVRRIQLMQGWASKWEGPSLKAGESSPATESVTIVFEEIIVE
- a CDS encoding phage tail sheath family protein — its product is MPTYLTPGVYVEEVQSGARPIEGVGTAVAAFVGFAENGPFHTPTLVTSWDQYTQTFGGFTEGTYLPLSVHGYFANGGGAAYVVRIGGQAEDASAPAVDGGRRGNKAAEPVALGGFLIAAKPGVTGVSVEVADADGENPPEDRFKVLVRQGDQVAETYEASTRKNVKGYLVSQARASKLIQVTEQQSAAQTRPAAQTLAVPDAPAAPSANGSGEVARLNPAEYVGDAAARTGFGGLETIDEITMVAVPDLMSAYQRGDIDAEGVRTVQLAVISHCEQMGDRVAVLDTPPGLGAQQVRAWRNDEAGYDSRYATLYYPWVRVFDPATGRNTTVPPSGHVAGVWARSDGERGVHKAPANEVIRGAVDLELRLSKGEQDLLNPIGVNCVRAFPGRGIRIWGARTLSSDPAWRYLNVRRLFNYLEESILLGTQWVVFEPNDDRLWSSIRRNVTAFLTEEWRRGALFGRTAEEAFYVKCDRDNNPSESIDQGRVICEIGVSPVKPAEFVVFRLAQFSDSTSLIDE
- a CDS encoding DUF4255 domain-containing protein, with protein sequence MIHEVDEGLRRLLGESGLEASGVEVVLDAPTRDWAARRSAPTVCVFLYDIREDAVRRGSGAGEVYDADGHLVARRTPPRWFELTYLVTAWASRPQDEHRLLSQVLATLVARDTLPARLLTGTLAELGLAVGLDAGGTRLDAPAAADVWSALGGELKASLQIRVSAPLAGVTTVTAPPVTEGLVVRSATRSESGETTPGRRLRYQEATDPGPDGGFAGPRERGSAPARRRRRGDRQP